A genomic region of Antennarius striatus isolate MH-2024 chromosome 2, ASM4005453v1, whole genome shotgun sequence contains the following coding sequences:
- the LOC137611410 gene encoding pleckstrin homology domain-containing family G member 4B-like isoform X5 translates to MASAPPSYHPLIAQLPNPPPLPHFSENPSSNCSFPISPKQYPVTIKNSIVAPSSHPSSLSVETRICPAKHGIAVSLCLVDTRAASSSRSVRIKEAEAEQKSLVLSSPNTWDSCFTGTATAVKSSTASNKCTLESGDKHLLTSADSSVIVSDNTEHKGAYIIKSGSADQRVAEGDYIDIMHANMLFEKAQSLRERQQKLDTQMQQCTQTEQKSQIYSHDKAETDVNWQTQQQPNTRLPPHTQSPAHVQLPVKPQVHSGSEAGVSSRSSMSSELGPPSTLHHSQSQHIHLDSVEPSQCVRVVRFSEKPCTPCMRRKQGGKVSRAQELRCRYRDSYQAAIQNPVSIGQKKERGNMLTVMEEDCDFSHCDDRLPETDPRDPWCKLQEVWFDHGNQNQCSLSVNTDICKESGERNTVTCWKPGDTNMPTCMDFRGTSGSAFSERPEQTPDRNTVQFREPRDAHTAKTLSLHNVNETNSTAAINANRAWPCLNDPKQPHVISAQQHGLPNSAGGPEVGVSLRPGERLQSRASASNVSVPQIRRESLPDGRLSSLSTAVVETSEKCELVLVEGQNVRRRENTDPNEEIPQLHVVKCKKTTAFRLVSPKIIRRKTASPDSTEGVQHGGLSVTSRQGRQAQSNPPPTAQRNSQPASTHPRPDNLPLGCPDPRTHPLYSGVASLTGGRDRTGRAIVELYGDQQGWSSAVTSQDLFKMLLYFHSITRREIREAGMMIIFDAKETNPQPQLYKALMAFQEHLPHTANSVVLLVNKERSPRPEKCPGIQTELVTSMKALLKLVEVSQLSPRLNGALSHSHCEWIELHQKLFPFVSDLHKASSLLLRAISQLESPQRMDTVQTVQQCMLDQRTLMKDVLEDSRLVSLQREGGAILARLRKESDLRYPHYENLSDAVDSVTSLYNHVEEQAHILVRRTNKSLEHLEYLLQLREMEGLFMQMQQWFHVEGERHLLEAELVEDSGERMEQILNSFTSFLIEANDRRHHAMTLVSEAERLQQGGLSYPETEVFRTLVCTFRSGLEDFLCKAEACGRELQVMVNVCDFCEQATALASECTEYLDQTQPRIPAVQNHESPTSVSKSNTPIQDQESAASAAFCWQSDNHTTQGSTPSILGVIPSGSDISILQTFQDRFLQFSPERFQEVKAQASALQGSRGMRAWNIAWLRCQEAKQQLQERIKDMGEIYLHQTDSGSWCEQHYVDVVSTSIQTQSPGGQSLVVQSMPGPRHPQWESIMSGEVELVKRRPMLGGNSSNSTTAGCSNRPAKAEDHAEAGESQESKVNPQSLHRSGEKTDRETRRQWSRARSERDAAAMSQSQTVGCQWFPWGRSTGVKSVSEEPSTTPGSSTPPEWQVRSPSSCSHRGQPSCRILQEAQKFQLSRHGSFCSEESCMSDLGAAGGNGTLSCKHSSLPAGRFEGGVCVANPQESVSNAMRLQRVLEELVFTEREYVRSLGYILTHYLPLLDRPDIPQDLRGKRGVIFSNLEKLYDFHSHYFLPELEACQREPAMVARCFLRHSESLGLYALYSKNKPQSDALILHRRHDIFKRKQQELGDMMDLSSYLLRPIQRISKYSLLLQDILTLAGTYRPKDLNQDTLLSSSVCGQDASVPDLTSSEREREKAEIQAAADLVRFQMRHGNDLLTMDAIRDCDVNLKEQGQLIRQDEFTVFFRKKKCIRRIFLFEELILFSKTKKTHVGNDVYVYKQSFKTSDIGMTHHSSVNSLCFEIWFRRRKSQDTYTLKAHCVEVKKAWTTDLEKILWDQATQNRGCINTIIANQNSFFIIYWGHVNINYVAELRMQERVFMGMGRKPFMDIQPSDAAICDRAISCVLPGRIPVACCSYRGLEYPRPHSIGSGSTASTTLSQSSSSSGRGSLPPAGYPGNQLNGVETSPIICSSIEAAAENELNNHHLHHHHLHNCELWKVHHSQTLADSTNLSAECINLLSSLDHSCTAPLVSQNSKPYPPLCRTPSLRSNSCPAVARKKPGVVSNSPHLDNSQSGDIIIGKSTEV, encoded by the exons ATGGCCTCTGCTCCGCCCTCATACCATCCATTAATAGCTCAACTTCCTaatcctccacctcttcctcattTTTCTGAGAACCCTTCATCAAATTGTTCATTTCCTATTTCACCAAAACAATATCCAGTAACCATTAAAAATTCAATTGTGGCCCCTTCTTCGCATCCCTCTTCCTTGTCCGTGGAGACCAGAATATGTCCAGCGAAACACGGCATTGCTGTGTCGCTCTGCCTGGTGGATACTAGAGCCGCCTCTTCATCGAGGTCAGTCCGAATAAAAGAAGCTGAAGCAGAGCAGAAGTCTCTTGTCTTGTCGTCTCCTAATACGTGGGACAGCTGCTTTACTGGGACGGCCACAGCTGTAAAAAGCAGCACTGCTTCAAATAAATGCACCTTAGAAAGTGGAGAtaaacatctgctcacaagTGCAGATAGCAGTGTGATTGTGTCTGACAATACAGAACATAAAGGAGCATACATTATCAAAAGTGGATCAGCAGACCAACGTGTTGCTGAAGGGGATTATATTGATATTATGCACGCAAATATGCTTTTTGAAAAAGCGCAGTCATTACGTGAAAGACAGCAGAAATTAGACACGCAGATGCAACAGTGCACACAAACTGAACAGAAATCGCAAATATATTCACACGACAAAGCTGAAACGGACGTGAACTGGCAAACTCAACAACAGCCAAACACACGTTTACCACCTCACACACAGTCACCAGCACATGTGCAGTTACCAGTAAAACCACAGGTGCATTCTGGATCAGAAGCTGGTGTATCATCGAGGTCCAGCATGTCTTCAGAACTGGGACCTCCATCCACTCTCCACCATTCCCAATCTCAACACATTCACTTGGACTCTGTTGAACCCTCTCAGTGTGTGCGTGTCGTCCGGTTCTCAGAGAAACCCTGCACACCATGCATGAGAAGGAAGCAAGGCGGAAAGGTGTCCAGAGCTCAGGAGCTGAGGTGTCGATACAGAGACTCCTACCAGGCTGCTATACAAAACCCTGTTAGCATCGGTCAGAAGAAAGAGAGGGGAAACATGCTGACTGTGATGGAAGAGGATTGTGATTTTTCACACTGTGATGACAGACTTCCAGAGACTGACCCAAGGGATCCATGGTGTAAACTTCAGGAAGTCTGGTTTGATCATGGAAACCAAAACCAGTGTTCTTTATCTGTCAACACAGATATATGTAAGGAATCAGGGGAAAGGAATACTGTTACATGTTGGAAACCCGGCGATACAAATATGCCCACTTGTATGGATTTTAGGGGAACCAGTGGTTCTGCATTCAGTGAGCGACCAGAACAGACGCCTGACAGGAACACTGTGCAGTTTAGGGAACCAAGGGATGCACACACTGCCAAAACTTTAAGTTTACACAATGTGAATGAGACAAATTCAACAGCAGCAATAAATGCTAACAGAGCTTGGCCGTGCTTAAATGATCCTAAACAGCCGCATGTGATCTCCGCTCAGCAACATGGACTACCGAATTCAGCTGGAGGTCCAGAGGTTGGCGTGAGCCTCAGGCCCGGTGAAAGACTGCAAAGCAGAGCCAGTGCCTCCAATGTTTCAGTTCCACAGATCAGACGGGAGTCTCTGCCGGATGGAAGACTTTCGTCTCTTTCCACAGCTGTAGTAGAGACTTCAGAGAAATGTGAACTGGTCCTTGTTGAAGGTCAGAATGTTAGGAGAAGAGAAAATACCGACCCCAATGAAGAGATTCCCCAGCTTCATGTCGTCAAATGTAAGAAGACCACAGCTTTCCGACTGGTGTCACCCAAGATCATCAGGAGGAAGACAGCCAGTCCAG ATTCTACAGAGGGTGTTCAGCATGGCGGTTTGTCGGTAACCAGCAGACAAGGTCGCCAGGCGCAGTCGAATCCACCTCCAACAGCTCAAAGGAACTCTCAGCCGGCCTCCACCCACCCCAGACCTGACAACCTCCCCCTTGGGTGCCCAGATCCCAGAACCCACCCCCTCTATTCAGGAGTAGCATCTCTCACAG GAGGCAGGGATAGGACAGGCAGAGCGATAGTTGAGCTCTATGGAGACCAACAGGGATGGAGTTCAGCGGTAACAAGCCAGGACCTCTTCAAGATGCTGCTCTACTTCCACTCTATCACCAG GAGAGAGATCAGAGAAGCTGGGATGATGATTATTTTTGATGCAAAGGAAACAAATCCCCAACCACAGCTTTACAAAGCCTTGATGGCATTTCAG GAGCATCTTCCTCACACAGCGAACAGTGTTGTGCTGCTAGTGAACAAAGAGCGCAGCCCTCGACCAGAGAAGTGTCCCGGCATCCAG ACTGAACTGGTGACGTCGATGAAAGCTTTGCTCAAGCTGGTGGAGGTCAGTCAGCTGAGCCCCCGTCTGAATGGTGCTCTGTCTCACAGCCACTGTGAGTGGATAGAGCTTCACCAG AAACTCTTTCCGTTTGTGTCTGACCTTCATAAAGCATCCAGCCTTCTTCTGAGAGCCATCAGCCAGTTAGAGAGCCCCCAGAGGATGGACACTGTGCAG ACTGTGCAGCAGTGCATGTTGGACCAGAGGACGCTGATGAAGGATGTGCTGGAGGATAGCCGATTGGTCAGCCTGCAGAGGGAGGGCGGAGCCATCCTGGCAAGGCTGAGGAAGGAGAGTGACCTTAGATACCCCCATTATGAGAACCTCAG TGATGCCGTGGACTCCGTTACCAGTCTGTACAACCACGTAGAGGAACAGGCTCACATCCTGGTGCGGAGGACAAACAAGTCACTGGAACACCTGGAATATCTGCTGCAGctcagagagatggaggggcTGTTCATGCAG ATGCAACAGTGGTTTCATGTAGAGGGAGAGCGCCACCTACTGGAGGCTGAATTGGTGGAGGACTCTGGAGAGAGAATGGAGCAGATCCTCAACAGCTTCACTAGCTTCCTGATTGAAGCAAAT GACCGAAGGCACCACGCCATGACGTTAGTGTCGGAGGCAGAGCGACTCCAGCAGGGTGGACTCTCCTACCCAGAGACGGAGGTGTTTAGAACTCTGGTTTGCACCTTCAGATCAGGGCTGGAGGACTTTCTGTGCAAGGCAGAGGCGTGTGGCCGAGAGCTGCAGGTCATGGTGAACGTGTGTGATTTTTGTGAGCAG GCTACAGCTCTGGCCAGTGAATGTACTGAATACTTAGATCAGACTCAACCCAGAATCCCTGCAGTGCAAAACCATGAAAGCCCAACATCTGTCAGTAAATCAAACACTCCAATACAAGACCAAGAGTCTGCAGCGAGCGCTGCGTTCTGTTGGCAGTCTGACAACCACACGACTCAAGGCTCGACTCCATCCATCCTTGGTGTCATACCATCAGGCAGCGACATCTCCATCCTCCAGACTTTCCAAGACAGATTTCTGCAGTTCAGCCCAGAGAGATTTCAGGAGGTAAAGGCCCAGGCCAGTGCCCTGCAAGGATCCAGGGGGATGCGGGCTTGGAATATCGCCTGGTTGAGATGTCAGGAGGCcaagcagcagcttcaggagAGGATTAAGGACATGGGTGAGATTTATCTCCACCAAACAGATTCTGGTAGCTGGTGTGAACAACATTACGTGGATGTGGTGAGCACCAGTATTCAGACACAGTCCCCTGGTGGCCAGAGTCTGGTGGTACAATCAATGCCTGGGCCTCGCCACCCTCAGTGGGAAAGCATCATGTCAGGAGAGGTGGAGTTAGTGAAGAGAAGACCAATGCTGGGTGGCAACAGCAGCAATTCAACGACTGCAGGCTGCAGTAACCGTCCAGCCAAAGCTGAGGATCACGCGGAGGCTGGAGAAAGCCAGGAGTCAAAGGTCAATCCACAGTCACTTCATAG GTCTGgggaaaagacagacagagagacgagGAGGCAGTGGAGCAGAGCTAGGAGTGAGAGAGATGCAGCTGCCATGTCCCAATCCCAAACTGTTGGCTGCCAGTGGTTTCCATGGGGACGGAGTACCGGAGTGAAGTCTGTCAGTGAGGAACCGTCCACCACACCTGGGTCATCCACTCCTCCAGAGTGGCAGGTCCGATCCCCATCATCCTGCTCTCACCGAGGCCAGCCATCCTGTCGGATTCTCCAGGAGGCTCAGAAGTTCCAGCTCTCCCGCCACGGAAGCTTCTGCTCAGAGGAGTCATGTATGAGTGACCTGGGGGCTGCAGGGGGTAATGGGACTTTGTCCTGCAAGCACTCCAGCCTGCCTGCCGGGAGATTCGAAGGGGGGGTTTGTGTGGCAAACCCACAGGAGAGTGTCAGCAATGCCAT GAGGCTGCAGCGTgtcctggaggagctggtgtTCACAGAGAGGGAGTATGTTCGCTCCCTGGGTTACATCTTGACCCACTAcctccccctgctggacagaCCGGACATACCCCAGGACCTCAGGGGCAAGAGAGGCGTCATCTTTAGCAACCTGGAGAAGCTCTATGACTTCCACAGCCACTACTTCCTACCAGAGCTGGAAGCCTGCCAGAGAGAGCCTGCAATGGTCGCCCGCTGCTTCCTGAGACAT AGTGAAAGTTTAGGTCTGTATGCTCTGTACAGCAAGAACAAACCTCAGTCAGACGCCTTGATCCTACACCGCCGCCATGACATCTTCAAG AGGAAGCAGCAGGAGCTGGGGGACATGATGGACCTCTCATCCTACCTGCTCAGACCCATACAGAGAATCAGCAAGTACAGCCTCCTGCTGCAGGACATTCTGACTCTGGCTGGGACATACAGGCCAAAGGACTTGAACCAGGACACGCTGCTATCGTCTAGTGTGTGTGGCCAGGATGCATCTGTGCCTGATCTAACCAGCAGTGAGAGAGAGCGGGAGAAAGCTGAGATCCAAGCTGCTGCAGACCTGGTTCGGTTTCAAATGCGCCATGGCAATGATTTACTCACCATGGATGCCATCAGAGACTGTGAT GTAAATTTAAAAGAGCAAGGTCAGCTGATTCGTCAGGATGAGTTCACAGTTTTCTTTAGGAAGAAGAAATGCATCCGCCGCATCTTTCTCTTTGAAGAGCTCATCCTGTTTAGCAAGACGAAGAAAACACATGTTGGCAATGATGTTTATGTTTACAAGCAGTCATTCAAG ACAAGTGACATCGGGATGACCCACCACTCAAGTGTGAACAGTTTGTGTTTTGAGATCTGGTTCCGCAGGAGGAAGAGTCAGGACACTTACACCCTGAAGGCCCACTGTGTGGAGGTGAAGAAAGCCTGGACCACCGACCTTGAGAAGATTCTGTGGGATCAGGCCACTCAGAATAGAGGTTGTATTAACACCATAATAGCAAACCAAAACAGCTTCTTTATAATTTACTGGGGACATGTGAATATAAATTATGTTGCAGAGCTTCGTATGCAGGAGAGGGTGTTCATGGGAATGGGTCGCAAACCTTTCATGGACATTCAGCCCAGTGATGCTGCCATCTGTGACCGAGCCATCAGCTGTGTTCTGCCTGGGAGAA TCCCTGTGGCGTGTTGTTCATACAGGGGCTTAGAATATCCACGACCACACTCCATTGGATCTGGCAGCACTGCATCCACCACCCTTAGCCAATCATCTTCCTCCTCGGGGCGGGGatcactgccccctgctggttatCCTGGGAACCAATTAAACGGGGTCGAAACCAGTCCCATCATCTGCTCTTCCATTGAGGCTGCTGCGGAAAATGAACTTAataatcatcatcttcatcatcatcatctgcataaTTGTGAACTCTGGAAAGTTCATCATTCTCAGA CTTTAGCAGACAGCACCAACTTATCTGCAGAATGCATCAACTTATTAAGCAGCTTAGACCACAGCTGCACAGCTCCATTGGTATCCCAGAATTCAAAGCCATATCCACCACTTTGTCGGACCCCCAGCCTGAGGAGTAACAGCTGTCCAGCAGTCGCCAGAAAGAAACCAGGTGTTGTCTCCAATTCTCCACATCTGGATAACTCTCAG AGTGGTGACATTATCATCGGCAAATCAACAGAGGTGTAA